The DNA segment ATATTCATCAACACTGACTGAACAATtcaattatgtttcatttgttcCATAAAATACATGTGACAGCAAATTATTTCTTAGGCGTAGCAAAAAGGTTTCGGATAACTGACCCTACCTTAGTAGTTAAAAGTTGCAGCTTCTACCTACAACTACAACTGGTGCTGGTATACTTATGATTTCTTTCATTCGGAGCTTACAATTTTATTTGTGAGCAAATTGAGAGTTAACAAGAAAAATGAATGGACTCTTTATCAAAAGCACCCAGTTGATAGaccattaaaacatttttttttatcgtcCCTGTTTATATGGCCTTATTTGACTGGCTGTGGAGGTACCTCTGTCAAATTAAAATCACACTTTCAGAATCGGACACCATGGGATTTAAGTAAGGGGagttacattaaaaaaaaagttcctGAAATCATCTAACTGGTTAGTTGGTAATACTAAACTGGTAATACTAAACTATATTTGTGAAAATTATGCCTTATTCATGAATCCAGAAATGATTTAGTCAGAGAAAGTGTTTCATTTTGgctaatgttgttttttaaatttagcgCAGGTAGTTTGACAGACACTCTAATGGCTGAGCGCTTATGAAGCTAGAGAGCTGTGTGAGTCATAAAATACTACAAGTTATATCAGATAGATTACAATGACCACTACACTCAGGCAGGAAAATCAACAATTCCATCTCTACCAAACACACATAATTGCCTCTCAACCAGCATTTCACTGAAATAATCCATTGCCTTTAAGGTATcattaagacaaatatatatgtaaattttgGAAGCCTGGTGATCCCATATCATTTTTTGAGCaggaaaagaaataattttactAAACATGACATACATTGTATCATAATCAAATAAGATTTTAGGCTATCAATGATTGCTACTTAGATcattttatgcaccagtcaattgtaaccacagccccctcAGGTTCGGGGATTAGCCAATCCAAGGTAAAATCACCATCCTGCAGAGATAaactgctggttaaatccccgccaaatgtcccTGTGCCCCatggacatcctaggtaagacCCTTTCCCTGCTAATTTCGGCTCGAaaacaaaaccatcgcattcacggggccacatggaaggtaaaaacacgacccatttcccaCACTATCCTCGGTAtacccggacctgggggtccatggttacaattgactggtgcattacgtcCAAACTTGAAATGAACtaagaagaaaatatacatttaacgTTTAAAACTCAATGTATAATGTACGTTTGTCAGTTATTTACATATCAGAAAgcaaatgatttcaaataataCTAGAATTAAATGGGGTCACATGGCATCACTATTGATCCGATTATGGTAAATGCTAACAGAGAACTAATTGTGGATTGGATTcgttaaataattattacatacacacgaattcaataaaaaaaatcatgtctTAACGACCATTTGTTAACATACCTCCATTCTTTCGAAAGACTGTCTGTTCAATGATAAACAAACCAAGTCATGTACCTGCAAGCCAGAGGGGCGTCAATGACAAAATTAAAGATAGGGGAGACAACTATAACTTCTGCCGAATGAGGATGCACTAAACTATTCATTACAATCGGTTTTAATATAGATCAGTGTATAGAAATATGTATCCTCTCTGGCGGTGGATACATCCAGGGAATTTAGACCGACTGTTAATCATCTTGTTGAAATTCCTACAGTACCGATCTACTGTAGAATATTCGTTTTTAAAAAGGGCTTACAGGGGTTGTTATTCAATATCCAACTTAAGTTAATCCAATGGTCATAGACCATTGACTTCCAATAATTCACTCTATTCACTAGCGGGTCCggtgggagggggggggggcgcattCGAGTGCACATCCCCTTAATTCGTCccaatttactttttatttcaatactgaagaaaaaaaaaggctttaaaatacgcccaaaaagcatttttgtcaaattaaacGTCAACTTCTTGACCCACCACGGCTATTGGTCAGGTATCATACAtataatccgattagctacatcgttcttagatccagttaagaccaatattgaataccagcccaggcATCAAAAACCTCGCGACATAACTGAATTCTGTACCCGGTATATTGATGCCGGGGAATAGGAAACTCCTCGGCTTTTTTGCCATCGAAACTGATTGTtttggaaaatggccgaggagttcaaATGGATGTCTGGACGGCCAGAGTCATCGTGACTGTCGGATCGCGTCAGTTTCTAGCTGCTTTTTAAGAATGTATTGGATTCGATGTGAACTGCTTGTGAACGTTATTTAGCACGATGAAATGGTATTAAcagctgtttttttttctcgaaACGCGTTTAAAAATAAGCAAGCTTTTCGCGAAAGTGTTTCTTCAAGGCAAGTACAGATTTGAGCTGGATTATTATCGTTTGTTGCTTAACAACTTCAGGTTTATTGGACAAGCGGTGAAAACAGTCTTGGGGACCTTCTTAAGcgatatgtacatgtataaataatcaaatgaaacaaattgaAATCCATGACCGATATTGCCACCTTATTGTATCATGATATATCatactaaaattaaaaattatcgAAATATATTTAGGCATATCATGTTCTTTTTTCTTATGTTTCTAggtaaaaacaacattataaccCTGCTGTTGTCAACCCTCTGTTTGGAGCGTAACTAAGTGCTCAAGCATATCTTGTTCAAGTACACACTTTCGATTGATATGTTTATTTCGACAAAGGAAAAACATATCACATTGCTCACAACATTACATagaaaagaatgaaaattttaatGTATAATACTATATCATGCGCTCATAAAACCCATGAAATGCTCCAAAATACCAAGGATAACACAATAAAGAGCCAGCTCCCTTTTTCTGTTGAGGTCCTTGGTGTTTGTGGCATGACGTAAAGAGACAATTGttcttagaaaaaaacatatctcATATGAACATTTCTCCTCTTTTCGAAACATAGGTTAAACATCTTATCATTCTTTAAACACACGTTGTAAAACagcaataaatttatttaaaaagtcgTATTAAGAATATATACGTTAAATTTGAAAAGCGCTAGGCCTCAATATGAGACATACTATCACATCTTCTACCTTAGACAAAAATCTTGATCATATACTTTTCTAGTGACATAGCATGGATTTAAATATCTATTCTTACACAAATAATGGAATATTATTGACTACAATTGTACAATTAATACCAATAAGCATAATTATGGAGTCAATTGTATGGGGATCACATGTAACGTCACAAACTGAATTAGCAAATCGAATCCAAAACTGACGGAAGTAGCAGGCACTGTCCCCGAATAAGTTGACTGGCATATCTTCAGTAGTGACGATTTATTGCAAATCCAAATAagatacaagtataaatgtacaCAATGCCAATgcttattgttttgttatagatTCCTTCCACGATGGCGTTCTGGTTATCCTAACTACATTTTCTCTGTTTTGTActcttaaacatatatacacatatttcaAGTCTTACTATTGAGTTGTCAGTGTAGTCGTATATGTCAATATGTAATTTTACAGCAAAACTTGATTCTAGTGGTTTTCGTTTCAACTGCTGCATTCTGATTCAAACTTTGATTAATTGTCGACATATTGTCACGAGCTTACAAATGCAAGTAGTATGCCCGTAAAACGAGTTACATAGTGAATATTTGAGTTCAAAGTTCAAACGTTATCATTTCCTGGGCACGCAGCTTAGAGTTCATTAAATAGTTTCAGACATTAAAGGATTTTTCTCCTAAATGACTCGTGAACTAATGTGGTCTAAACAACTAGTCGATCACGTGGGTTCAGTTTCAAACACTGCTCAATTTTCTCGGCTACCTTTGTATCGGTAGGTAGTTTGAAATGTAGCCTGCCATATTGCTCTTTAAATAGACAATCCGTACTTCTGAACCAGAGTTGCAACAAGATTACACCAATACTGTAGACATCTGAAGCTTTACTGACATTGATTGGGTGCCTTTTAACTTCGGGTGCCAAGTAGATAGAGGGGTCTAATTCTCTCTGTAAGCAAAGAAAACGTACGTTAACTTAAAAACAAAGTTATGAGACCATAGCccaaataaatgtaaaagttgATAAAAGCAGGGCATCACATCATATCACCACTATCACCTTACAATACAGCAAACATTAATCACTTAACACATCACACAACTTTCCATGAATTTACAAGTCGTCGTATTTAAGAAGACCTTAAAGAACAATTTATCatgcatgttttcattaataCATGAACCCAGACTGAGTTAACGATATCAAAAAAGAACGcaattaaacaatatgtatgGATTTCTTACCCCGTCCTGATATTCGTTGATTCCAAAGCAAGATAACTTTAGACGATAATTTGTGGCATGAatctgaaattaaacaaaaacacaattagTTCAAATACTTCGAACCTTTCATGCATGATTCCAGTTTGTTTAACTAACTGCCAAAGTAACGGTAGGTTTTAACCAAATGATCTTGAGGCGTATTAGGACTTTTACCTACTACATGGTTTGTTctgtttattatttgatttaaacataatttattatataatacgcgtataaatatatacatttagtTGCTTTTTACAAATATCAAGTTAAGGATTGAGGAGAAAGCCAATAATTTGTAAACATATCCTTCCGACTTGACAATCATGATACGTGGACTTGAATAATGCTTAACTAGCTTGATATTCGATAAATGTATACTATCATCTCTTTGGGAGAATGGCTTAAATACACGTAATCTATGTTTATATAGTGCAGAAGCTGGTACTACTTACGTTCTGTCCCGGATACCTAGCGTTGTCCTGCAATATAAACGAAAAGTAATTACATGTACTAGTATCGGTATATTGTTGAAAGACAGAAATGcatgtcaaatgttttatttcagttatataCTGTTATTTGCTGTATGACTCTGAATGCTGTAACTATGTAAATCATCGAACCAATTTCCGGTTTTATGAATCAAAGTCAAAAATCATAGTCTCATTACTTGATGAAAATACGAAAATT comes from the Mya arenaria isolate MELC-2E11 chromosome 13, ASM2691426v1 genome and includes:
- the LOC128214542 gene encoding uncharacterized protein LOC128214542, translated to MTLDNARYPGQNIHATNYRLKLSCFGINEYQDGRELDPSIYLAPEVKRHPINVSKASDVYSIGVILLQLWFRSTDCLFKEQYGRLHFKLPTDTKVAEKIEQCLKLNPRDRLVV